The sequence CTTGAAAGATATTTTCAGCCCTGCGGTCCGTCAACCCCCCTTTGGTCCCTACCTCTGGAGGGTCCTTGGGTGCGGGGGTCGGGGCGGGCGCAGGTCCTGTCGGTCGTCGGCCCTGTAGGCCCCGTAGGCCCCGTCGGCCCGGCCGGGCGGCCCGGCCGGGCCGACGGGGTGGGCCGCTGGGGTGGGCGCGTGGGTGGCGCGATTTCAGATGAATCCGGGCCGATTCTTTTCGGTGGCGGGCGGTGTCGGGAATGTACGTGGCGAAATGTGCGGGACCTGGCGGGGGCGCCCGGGTGCGAGTTGTTAATTTGGTCGCACGGCCCGTGGCGAATGGGCGTTAATGGGCTGACGGATGGGGGGAATCCGGTGGACGGGCAGATCCTCCGGGTGGTCGATCACCGATTGACCGACCTGGCTGACGATCTCGACGAAATGCAGGAATACCTGACCAAACAGGTAAAACGCATGGACGAGATCGTCGATGTGATCGAGGCGGGCTGGCGTGGCCCCGCAGCCAAGGCGTACAGGGCGCTCCATCGGGGAGCCGCGGAAGACGCTGTGCGGATCAGGGGCGTCATGAAGATCCTGGAACAGGCCGTGCGCCTGAGTCGGGACGGCTTCACGGAGCAGGAGCTGGAGATCATGGGCCAATTCCGGCGGATGCAGAACGCCGTCGACGTGGCCGCAGAGGCGAACGCGCTCTCCACACCGAACCAGAACGGCGGGGTGCACACCGGAGCGACGCCGCGCAGCCGTATCAACGACCTGTGACATCGGGGGACACATGCCATCGGACGACGATTCCATAGCCGTGGATTTTGCGACTTTGCGAAACCTCTCCGCTGATCTTGAGGACATACTCAAGAAACTCAACGAGAAGCTGGACCTGCTCTACCCCCGGGTGGAGCAGGTGGTCCTGACGTGGGAGGGCGAGGCGCGCCAGGCGTTTGTCGATGAACTCGACAAGTGGGATCACTCGGCGCAGGACCTGGAGGCTGCCCAGGCCTGGCTTCAAGAGGTGGTGGTCGCCGGCCATATCAACTACGCGGCGGCTCACCAGGCCGTACTGCGCGGCTGGGGGGCTGCCTGATGGCCGGCCCGCCGCCTCCACCGCCCTCGCAGGGAGGGGGCTTCGACATTCGGCCCCCACACGTCTACCACGCCTCGGAGCTGGTGCGGGACGGACAGGATGCCCACGATCAGCGCGGTGTGAAGCTGGTCGACGCCCTGAACAAGTACAGCCAGTCGGCAGGGGCCGGGTCGGGTGCCGAAGCGTTCGCCGCCGAGTACATGGCGGTGGTGGGAAAGTTCCTGGAGGTCTGGGGGAGGGGTGTGGTGAGCATCGGAGGCGCGGCGGTGGGCCTGACCGTCACCGCGAACAACTACGCCCAGGCCGACTGGGAGGCTCGGGGGCGGAAGGGCCCTCCACCGGTGAAGCGGCCCGAGCCTGTGGTCATCAATAAGACCCCGCCCTACGGCCCGGTCAACGAAATCAAGTGGACGGGTACGGGTGAGGACGCCGATTCCTGGCAGATATCGGGGATTCTCGGCGAGATCCCCGACTTCCTCGCGGACGTCATCCGGCCGGCGATCGAGCATGGCCTCCGCCTCGGTAAGGTCCATGAGATCACCCCGGGTGCCAGGGACGATGAACTCCGAGGAATGGCGGTCGCGTGGCGGGAGATCGCCAAGGACGCGGCGAAGTCCGCCGAGGAGCTGACCGACGCCATTGCGTACCTCACCGACCCTCAGGGGGACAGCGAGTGGCAGGGGGCGATGCGAGCGTTCTGCCAGACGATCTGGGGAACCACCGAATGGGGGCGCACCCGCAACGAAGAAGGGCAGCGGGCACCGCAGGGGCGTAGTTGGAAGACCAGTCGCGGAACGGTCCCCGCCGGGCGCCGCCCCATCATCGACGTGCTGCGGAAGACGGCGGACGCTGTCCAGGGAATCCTGGACCCATTGGCCGACCTTGCCGAGAAGAACCGTGGCTTGAAGGTGAGGTATGCCAAGGAGGCGGCTGACGCGACGGTAAAGGATCTGACGGTCGGCCTCGACCTGATGGAGTTGACCCGACTTGCGGCGACGATGGCATTTGCTGAAATCGTCATCACTTTTCGGTCCCATATGGACAAGACCGGCATGAATGCGGTGGTCGAGGATCATCATCGCCAGTTCCACGAAGCTGCCGACAAGCTGAAAAACCTCAAGCCGGAATTGGATTTCGCGCTGCGCAGTGCACCCACGTTCCAGGCGGAGCAGGCGCGTGCTCAGGGCTATGGTGCCAGGTCGCTCAACGAGTTCAAGAAGGAGCACAGCTGGCAGCGGCCCGAGAGCCAGGTTCCTTATGTGTATTCGCTGGATCTGGCGACGAACGAAGAGCTCGTTGGCGGGCACACGATCGACAAGCATGTGGGAAAGACCGACAGCCAACTGCTCCTGCGTCTGGAGGACCAGGCCAATGGGGCGGGCAAGCCCACCATTCCTGCGGCTTCGAGCTTTCCCGACCTGGAGTCGGCGCAGAGATACACCCAATACTGTGTGCGAAAGAACACCACGCACATTCAGAACTGGTTGAAGAATCCGCCCCCCGACCCTCCTACGGATGTCTTCACCGTCGACTCGGTGCCGAACCTTGGCCCTCTTTCAGGATCAGCGGTGACCGGCCGGAACTCGAGAGTCGTGAACGATCAGGCCACACCGGTCAAGGACGTTTACGGGGTGCAGACCAGGCTCAAGTGGGACCCCGATCTCAACCCGCCCTTTGTTGTTGTGACATCGATGCCTGCATGAAGGAGAGCGTGTAGTGACCGATCTCGGACAAGAGGCTTGGGCGGAGGCCTTGGTGCTTTTCGAGCGTTTCACGTTTGTCTCCGTTGCTCATCGCGAGCACGAGGAGTGGTGGTACGACGTCGCGTCCATCATGCGGGGCGAAGCGCGGGACCCTCGGGGGTGGCGGTCGCTCGACCCTCATGAGGGTGAGGACGAGCGACGGGAGGACCCGATTTTCCCTTTTCAGCAGCCTCCTGCGAACGCGGCTGAGGTGGACCTGTGGCGGAATCGCGTAAAGGAGATCCCACGAACCTCGGTCGAGAGGCTGCTGGTCACACTCGCCAGTGCTTGGCTGGACGTCACGCGTGAGTGGGAGTTCGACCGTCGTAGACCGAAGATGGAGGAGAGGGCCAGAGCCCTGCTCTCTCGCTTTCCGGCGGCAACCCGTTTCTACGCGAACACCGGATGGGGGAGCGAGAATCCAGACTTTTACGTCATGGCGGCTACTGGTGTAAACCCGTTCACCCAGTACGACGCGGATGCCGGTCTGATTGCCGTCTCCGACGTCGAGGTCGGCATGTTCTGGTCTTTTGACGCCCGCTGACCACCCACCGAACCGAGGACACCGTGCTCACCCGTTCCGCGACCTACCCCGACAGGGAAACCGCCCACTGGGCCACCCAGCAGGTCGTCACCACCAATGAACAGGCCATCCACCGCTGGCTGGCTCAGGGCACCCGGCCCCGTCTTGCCATCGAGGCCGCCTGGCCGTCGCGGGCCGAGCCGGTCGGCCGGGTGCTGTTGCAGGCCATGGCGCTCGCCGGGCGCGAGCCCATCGATGTGCGGGCCGCGCGGGTGGTGCTCAGACGTGAGCCGACGAGCCCGCACGGCTTCGTTGTGCTCGCCACCTTTCCGATCTACGTGTAGAGGCTGACCGCGTGTCCATGAAGCCACTCGAATTCGACCGCCGGTACGGCGAGTTGGACCAGGTTGCCGGCGCGTACCTCGGTGAGAACGCCGATGATGCCCCGGAGATGCCTAGTCGCGCCCTCCAGGCGTACCTGCGGCATACCTGGCATGCCCGGCCCTGGGCCCTGTCCGTCGCGGAGCAGCAGATCCGGGAGTACGCGCGCAATCCCCCCGGCCGGCTGCGGCTGCGCCTCGGCGAGTTCTATTCGGTGCCGGATGTGGGCCTGCCCGAGTCCGAGATCCAGGGCTGGTTCTTCCTGCTCGCCGACCACATCAAGCACAGCGTCGAGGAAGGCGAAGTCCCGCCTCCGTCGGCCGTACCGGAGACGCACTGGGAATGGCGCGCGCGCTTTCCCGAGCTCGCCCAGTTCCTCGGAGGCTGGTTCTCGCAGGACATGCCCGACGAGTTCGCCGACCACGATGCGGCCATCGACGACTACGGCAGCACGGTGGACCGTACGCTCGTGGCCCGACTCGTCGGCGAACTGCACGAACTGCTTGCCCTCCGCCTTGATGAGGCCGACTACGCCCTCGCCGTAGCCGAGCTGGGGATGGAGGTCGATCCGCAGGCTCCGTACACACCCGGCGCCTGGCTCGCGCTGGTGGCGGACCGGCTCGGGGGCTTCCGGGCGGAGTACGGGCAGCCGGGTGCTGATGGGTGAGGAGGGGGGAATGATGAGAGATGCGGATGCGGAGGATTGGGCCGATGCTCTCGCTCTGTTCTATCGCTATACATTCGTTGCTGTCACTCGACGTGAGCACGAGGAATGGTGGCACGACGCCTGGTCCATCATGCGTGGTGAGGCGCGGGACCCCAGGGGGTGGGCATCCCTTGATCCTGATGCCGAAGAGGAGGAGCGCACGGATGACCCGGCGTTCCCTTTCGTTCCGCCACCCACGAATACGTCGTCGGACGCGTCCCTGTGGAGCAGGAGGGTGTTCGAGCTGCCCCGCAGTTCGGTGGAATCGCTGCTGGTCACGCTCGCCACCAATTGGCTTGACGTCTCGCGTGAATGGGAGTTCGACCGGCGGAGACCCGAGATGGAGCACCGTGCTCGCGTCGTTCTCTCGCGATTCCCGTCAAAGACCCGTTTCTATTCGAATGTTGGATGGGAAGGCGAGGAGCCAGATTTCTACGCCCAGCCGGTCCGCTCGACCAATCCGCTCAGCCGCTACGACTGGGACGCCGGTCTGATAGCTGTCTCCGACGACGAGGTCGGCCTCTTC is a genomic window of Streptomyces sp. NBC_01237 containing:
- a CDS encoding WXG100 family type VII secretion target, coding for MPSDDDSIAVDFATLRNLSADLEDILKKLNEKLDLLYPRVEQVVLTWEGEARQAFVDELDKWDHSAQDLEAAQAWLQEVVVAGHINYAAAHQAVLRGWGAA
- a CDS encoding contact-dependent growth inhibition system immunity protein, coding for MSMKPLEFDRRYGELDQVAGAYLGENADDAPEMPSRALQAYLRHTWHARPWALSVAEQQIREYARNPPGRLRLRLGEFYSVPDVGLPESEIQGWFFLLADHIKHSVEEGEVPPPSAVPETHWEWRARFPELAQFLGGWFSQDMPDEFADHDAAIDDYGSTVDRTLVARLVGELHELLALRLDEADYALAVAELGMEVDPQAPYTPGAWLALVADRLGGFRAEYGQPGADG
- a CDS encoding RNase A-like domain-containing protein — encoded protein: MTTHRTEDTVLTRSATYPDRETAHWATQQVVTTNEQAIHRWLAQGTRPRLAIEAAWPSRAEPVGRVLLQAMALAGREPIDVRAARVVLRREPTSPHGFVVLATFPIYV
- a CDS encoding RNase A-like domain-containing protein → MKLVDALNKYSQSAGAGSGAEAFAAEYMAVVGKFLEVWGRGVVSIGGAAVGLTVTANNYAQADWEARGRKGPPPVKRPEPVVINKTPPYGPVNEIKWTGTGEDADSWQISGILGEIPDFLADVIRPAIEHGLRLGKVHEITPGARDDELRGMAVAWREIAKDAAKSAEELTDAIAYLTDPQGDSEWQGAMRAFCQTIWGTTEWGRTRNEEGQRAPQGRSWKTSRGTVPAGRRPIIDVLRKTADAVQGILDPLADLAEKNRGLKVRYAKEAADATVKDLTVGLDLMELTRLAATMAFAEIVITFRSHMDKTGMNAVVEDHHRQFHEAADKLKNLKPELDFALRSAPTFQAEQARAQGYGARSLNEFKKEHSWQRPESQVPYVYSLDLATNEELVGGHTIDKHVGKTDSQLLLRLEDQANGAGKPTIPAASSFPDLESAQRYTQYCVRKNTTHIQNWLKNPPPDPPTDVFTVDSVPNLGPLSGSAVTGRNSRVVNDQATPVKDVYGVQTRLKWDPDLNPPFVVVTSMPA
- a CDS encoding WXG100 family type VII secretion target, producing MGVNGLTDGGNPVDGQILRVVDHRLTDLADDLDEMQEYLTKQVKRMDEIVDVIEAGWRGPAAKAYRALHRGAAEDAVRIRGVMKILEQAVRLSRDGFTEQELEIMGQFRRMQNAVDVAAEANALSTPNQNGGVHTGATPRSRINDL